A stretch of DNA from Vibrio gallaecicus:
ATGAGATGGATAAAGCGGGCGTAAAGAGCATCATCTTTAGTTCGTCAGCGACGGTTTATGGCGATCCGGCTTCCGTGCCTATTCGTGAAAATTTCCCAACATCAGCAACCAATCCATATGGTCGCAGTAAGTTGATGGTTGAAGAATGTTTAACGGACTTCTATAAAGCGAACCCAGAGTGGAGCGTTACGCTGCTTCGCTATTTCAACCCTGTGGGCGCGCATGAATCGGGCTTACTTGGTGAAGATCCGCAAGGCATTCCAAATAACCTTCTGCCGTTTGTGGCGCAGGTTGCAGTCGGTCGCCGTGAAAAGCTTGGCGTTTTTGGAGATGACTACCCAACGCCGGATGGTACGGGCGTGCGTGATTATATCCATGTGGTCGATTTGGCTGATGGCCATTTAGCTGCGTTAAATAAAGTGGGCAGCCAGCAGGGTTTGCATATTTTTAACCTAGGTACAGGTCAGGGTAATAGCGTTCTTGAAATGGTTGCCGCGTTTGAGCAAGCTTCAAATCGCGCTGTGCCTTATCAAGTGATGCCGCGCCGCGCCGGAGATGTAGCAGAATGCTGGGCAGACCCAAGCTACGCGGAAGAAGTGCTGGGTTGGAAAGCAACGCGTTCATTGCAAACCATGGTGGAAGATACATGGCGCTGGCAATCGAACAACCCTGAAGGGTATAAGTAGTCGATTACTTATCGCATTGTCTGTTTAAAGGGCTAGGTATTCATTACCTAGCTCTTTTGTTTTTCCTGACTAGAAAATTAAAATTTAGTTATAAAGGGACGAGTGGTAATGAGCGTTGTAATATTCTGAATCAATTTTACGGTGTGATAAAACGGTACTTAATGCCTTTTCTTTCACTTAAACCTTGTATAATTCCCCTGATTTTAGTTTGAAGCTTCTCTTTCACTATCCGCCGCGGTTTTAGATAGATAAAACACGACCGAACCTCTCACCTTTTTAAGTAATGACTCTTTATGCCAATTAATGATATTTCGATAGCTGCTAATAAAGGTTCTCGTAAGTTTGGGCTTTTTCATCTACGCCTTTTCTCTATTATTTGTCAGTTAGCTTTACTTTGCGTGCTTGCTGGTATTTTTTATTTATCTCTTACGCCTAATTATTCTGCGACGATCATGAGCTTTGATGGCGCGGATAAAGTTAAACATGCCTTTGCGTATTTTGTTTTAGGGCTGACGGCTTTTGCTGCGCTTCCAAGGAGTTATTTTGTCATAACGTTAGTGGGCTTTTGGGCAATGAGCGGTGGTATTGAGCTATTACAAGGGGCTCAAGCCACGCGTCACGCCTCTTTTTATGATTGGCTAGCGAAC
This window harbors:
- the galE gene encoding UDP-glucose 4-epimerase GalE, with protein sequence MKILVTGGTGYIGSHTCIQMIEAGITPIILDNLYNSKLMVLERVNQVAGITPVFYQGDIRDPAILQTIFSEHDIDGVIHFAGLKAVGESVEKPLMYYDNNVSGTLNLVNEMDKAGVKSIIFSSSATVYGDPASVPIRENFPTSATNPYGRSKLMVEECLTDFYKANPEWSVTLLRYFNPVGAHESGLLGEDPQGIPNNLLPFVAQVAVGRREKLGVFGDDYPTPDGTGVRDYIHVVDLADGHLAALNKVGSQQGLHIFNLGTGQGNSVLEMVAAFEQASNRAVPYQVMPRRAGDVAECWADPSYAEEVLGWKATRSLQTMVEDTWRWQSNNPEGYK
- a CDS encoding VanZ family protein; translated protein: MPINDISIAANKGSRKFGLFHLRLFSIICQLALLCVLAGIFYLSLTPNYSATIMSFDGADKVKHAFAYFVLGLTAFAALPRSYFVITLVGFWAMSGGIELLQGAQATRHASFYDWLANLTGLTMAYLVAFMYQKSRATA